One genomic segment of Acidobacteriota bacterium includes these proteins:
- a CDS encoding DUF1501 domain-containing protein has translation MNNSRRNFLRNTGCGLSAAALVSSFAKLEQLGVASAAVQQKAADYKALVCIFLYGGNDANNMVIPFTNYAAYNTVRSSASGINIPQANLLQINAPSHSAAFGLHPNMPELQTLYNQQKLAVLCNVGTLVRPLTKSDFQGGAPRPGNLFSHNDQQDQWQSSLSQGPGNGSTGWGGRTADQTNALNGGSFFPMEISVAGTTLFTNGVTQRPLVPGSGGSALAGFSDSVANKARYQALRNLLNQDNAHALVGANNAVLRAGIDNINTLNQALNGVTLTTAFPGSGLGNQLRQIAQIIKARASIGLQRQIFFASIGGFDTHNGELAAHVNLYTEVSQAMKAFYDATVELGIANGVTAFTLSDFGRTFQPAAGAGTDHAWGSHHLIMGGAVRGGDFYGRFPTLQLNGPDDSSSEGRWIPTTSVDQYGATLAQWFGLPSTAVAGVFPNIVNFASRNLGFVI, from the coding sequence ATGAACAATTCACGCAGAAACTTTTTACGCAATACGGGCTGCGGCCTGAGCGCGGCGGCGCTCGTGTCGAGCTTCGCCAAACTGGAACAACTCGGCGTCGCCAGCGCGGCGGTGCAGCAAAAAGCCGCTGATTACAAAGCGCTGGTTTGCATCTTCCTCTACGGCGGCAATGACGCCAATAACATGGTCATTCCGTTTACGAACTACGCCGCTTACAACACCGTGCGCAGTTCCGCTTCGGGCATCAACATTCCGCAGGCGAATCTGTTGCAGATCAATGCGCCCAGTCACAGCGCGGCTTTTGGCCTGCATCCGAACATGCCCGAATTGCAGACGCTCTATAACCAGCAAAAGCTGGCCGTGCTCTGCAACGTCGGCACGCTGGTGCGCCCGTTGACCAAGAGCGATTTTCAAGGCGGCGCGCCGCGTCCTGGCAATCTGTTTTCGCACAACGACCAGCAAGACCAATGGCAATCGTCGCTCTCGCAAGGGCCGGGCAACGGTTCAACCGGCTGGGGCGGACGCACCGCCGATCAGACCAACGCGCTGAACGGCGGCAGCTTTTTCCCGATGGAAATTTCGGTGGCGGGCACGACGCTCTTTACCAACGGCGTCACGCAACGTCCGCTGGTGCCGGGCAGCGGCGGCAGCGCGTTGGCGGGTTTTTCGGATTCTGTGGCGAACAAGGCACGCTATCAGGCGTTGCGCAATCTGTTGAATCAGGACAACGCCCACGCGCTGGTGGGTGCGAACAACGCCGTGTTGCGCGCCGGAATTGACAACATCAACACGCTCAATCAGGCGCTGAATGGCGTGACACTGACGACGGCTTTTCCGGGTAGCGGGTTGGGCAATCAACTGCGGCAGATCGCCCAGATCATCAAAGCCCGCGCGAGCATCGGGTTGCAACGCCAAATCTTCTTCGCTTCGATTGGCGGTTTCGACACGCACAACGGTGAACTGGCCGCGCACGTCAACCTATACACGGAAGTGAGCCAGGCGATGAAGGCGTTTTATGACGCGACGGTTGAACTCGGCATCGCGAATGGCGTGACGGCGTTCACGCTTTCCGATTTCGGGCGCACCTTCCAACCGGCGGCGGGGGCGGGCACCGACCACGCCTGGGGCAGCCATCACCTGATAATGGGCGGGGCAGTGCGCGGCGGCGACTTTTACGGACGCTTCCCCACGCTGCAACTGAACGGGCCGGATGATTCCAGCAGCGAGGGCCGCTGGATTCCGACGACCTCGGTGGATCAGTATGGCGCGACGCTGGCGCAATGGTTCGGCTTGCCTTCGACGGCGGTGGCTGGGGTCTTTCCGAACATCGTGAATTTCGCCAGCCGGAATCTGGGCTTTGTGATCTGA